In Chloroflexota bacterium, a genomic segment contains:
- a CDS encoding ABC transporter ATP-binding protein: MHSDTKSSEQKPAAPPMRRRGPMGHGPMAMMKGDKARDFKGTMRQLGEYLGAYKFTILVVMLFAVASTIFSIIGPKILGKATTKLFEGVIAQIAGTGSGIDFAYIGRIILIALGLYLGSTLFGYIQGWIMSGISMDITYRFRKDIAEKINRLPFRYFDNTSQGEVLSRITNDVDTVSQTLNQSLSQIITSVVSVVGVLIMMFTISWQMTLVALLVVPLSMVVISLIVRQSQKFFKQQQDYLGHVNGHVEEMFGGHLVMKAFNGEAESVERFDGLNDTLYSSAWKSQFLSSLMMPVMRFVGNLGYVGIAILGGYLATQNAITVGDIQAFIQYMSSFTQPLTQIANISNILQQTAAAAERVFEFLAEAEEIPDVADPVYPEAIEGHVIFQNVQFGYDPEKAIIHNFSADVQPGQKIAIVGPTGAGKTTIVKLLMRFYDVDKGSILIDGYNIKDFSRGDLRCMLGMVLQDTWLYNDTIMENIRYGQPGASDETVIAAAQAAHVDHFVRTLPDGYDLVLNEEATNISQGQKQLLTIARAILIDPTMLILDEATSSVDTRTEVLIQKAMDNLMEGRTSFIIAHRLSTIRNADWILVMNEGDIVEQGQHEELLQRKGFYAELYNSQFEYAEVS; this comes from the coding sequence ATGCACAGTGACACAAAATCATCCGAGCAAAAACCGGCTGCCCCCCCCATGCGCAGGCGCGGCCCAATGGGACATGGCCCGATGGCGATGATGAAAGGCGACAAAGCCCGCGATTTCAAGGGCACCATGCGCCAGTTGGGCGAGTATCTGGGCGCTTATAAATTTACGATTCTAGTTGTGATGCTCTTCGCGGTCGCTTCGACCATCTTCAGTATCATCGGCCCTAAAATATTGGGCAAGGCTACCACCAAACTTTTTGAGGGCGTCATCGCCCAGATTGCCGGAACCGGCTCCGGGATTGATTTCGCCTATATCGGCCGCATTATCCTCATCGCGCTGGGTTTGTATCTCGGTTCCACACTGTTTGGCTATATCCAGGGCTGGATCATGTCCGGCATTTCGATGGATATAACCTATCGTTTCCGCAAAGATATTGCCGAAAAAATCAATCGACTGCCATTCAGATACTTCGATAACACCAGTCAGGGTGAAGTGCTTTCGCGCATCACTAACGATGTGGATACGGTCAGCCAAACCTTAAATCAGAGTCTTTCGCAGATTATTACATCCGTGGTCTCGGTGGTCGGCGTGCTGATTATGATGTTCACGATTAGCTGGCAAATGACCCTGGTGGCGCTGCTGGTTGTGCCGCTCTCGATGGTTGTGATTTCGCTGATCGTACGTCAGTCGCAGAAATTCTTCAAACAGCAGCAAGATTACCTCGGCCATGTCAACGGGCATGTCGAAGAAATGTTTGGCGGACATCTGGTGATGAAAGCCTTCAACGGCGAAGCCGAGAGTGTGGAGCGCTTTGATGGGCTAAATGACACCCTGTATAGCTCTGCCTGGAAATCTCAATTCCTTTCCAGCTTAATGATGCCGGTGATGCGCTTTGTGGGCAATCTGGGCTATGTGGGAATCGCGATTTTGGGCGGCTATCTGGCAACCCAAAATGCCATCACCGTGGGCGATATTCAGGCCTTCATCCAGTATATGAGTTCGTTCACCCAGCCCCTGACCCAGATCGCCAATATCTCCAATATTCTCCAACAAACCGCGGCGGCGGCGGAACGCGTCTTCGAGTTCCTGGCCGAAGCGGAGGAAATCCCTGATGTGGCTGACCCGGTCTACCCGGAAGCAATTGAAGGACACGTAATCTTCCAGAATGTTCAATTCGGGTACGATCCGGAGAAAGCCATCATCCACAATTTCTCCGCCGATGTTCAGCCGGGGCAGAAGATCGCCATTGTTGGCCCAACTGGCGCGGGGAAGACCACCATCGTCAAGCTGCTGATGCGCTTTTACGATGTAGACAAGGGTTCAATCCTGATCGATGGCTACAATATCAAGGATTTCAGCCGCGGCGATCTGCGCTGTATGCTGGGGATGGTGCTGCAGGATACCTGGCTGTACAACGACACGATTATGGAAAATATCCGTTATGGGCAACCCGGCGCCAGCGATGAAACTGTGATAGCCGCCGCCCAGGCCGCCCACGTAGATCACTTTGTGCGCACCCTGCCCGATGGCTACGATCTGGTACTCAATGAAGAAGCCACCAATATCTCTCAAGGCCAAAAACAACTCCTGACGATTGCGCGGGCGATTTTGATTGACCCAACCATGTTGATTCTGGATGAAGCCACCAGTTCAGTGGATACGCGCACCGAGGTTTTGATCCAGAAGGCGATGGACAACCTGATGGAAGGCCGCACCAGCTTTATCATTGCGCACCGCCTGTCCACCATCCGCAACGCCGACTGGATTTTGGTGATGAACGAAGGCGATATCGTCGAGCAAGGCCAGCACGAAGAGTTGCTGCAACGCAAGGGTTTCTATGCCGAGCTTTATAATAGCCAGTTTGAGTATGCTGAAGTAAGCTAA
- a CDS encoding ABC transporter ATP-binding protein, which produces MLRLTKYLKPYTYFILITIVLLFVQANADLALPDYLSRIINVGIQQSGVESAVPEAIRQSQMDKLLIFMSADDQTRVLADYTLVDAQSPEAELHLEAYPALAQEPLYLLRELDQAEVDALIPVMGKPLLVVSGIEQMIANPESAPDMGLGFDPAKIPAGMDVFSLLTQMPAAQLSQISAQINEQFAALGDSMINQMAVSAVRAEYEAIGMNTAKLQTSYILRIGGTMLLISLLGGACTIAVGFLAARTAAGAARDIRKDAFKKVESFSNTEFDKFSTASLITRSTNDVTQVQHVIFMIQRMVFFAPIIGIGGIIRAIDKGAGMWWLIGIAVLALITIILTIFAIALPKFKVVQNLIDRLNLVTRENLSGMMVIRAFNKQADEAVRFDKANRDLTDVSLFIARVMVTMMPLMMLLMNVLSVSIIWVGAHQVAEANMQVGDMMAFLQYAMQIVFSFLMMSMMFIFLPRAAVSGARIADVLETETSITDPQEPRQFTEPFKGEIEFRDVSFRYPGALDDVLRNISFSARPGETTAFIGSTGCGKSTVVNLIPRFYDVTEGAIYLDGLDIREVRQSDLRDKIGYVPQQGMLFSGTIESNLRYADQNASDEVLDEATEIAQATEFIAAKAEGLESEISQGGTNVSGGQRQRLAIARALVKKPPIYIFDDSFSALDFKTDSALRKALKQKTGASTVLLVTQRVATVKNANQIIVLDEGRVVGKGTHNELMKNCETYQEIATSQLSKEELA; this is translated from the coding sequence ATGCTACGATTGACCAAATATTTAAAACCCTATACATATTTTATTCTCATCACCATTGTCCTGCTGTTTGTGCAGGCCAATGCCGATCTGGCGCTGCCAGATTATCTCTCCCGGATTATCAATGTCGGCATTCAGCAAAGCGGCGTAGAGAGCGCCGTCCCCGAGGCCATTCGCCAGAGCCAGATGGATAAGTTACTCATTTTCATGAGCGCTGACGATCAAACGCGGGTGCTGGCGGATTATACGCTGGTGGACGCGCAGTCCCCCGAGGCAGAATTGCATCTCGAGGCGTATCCTGCCCTGGCGCAGGAGCCGCTTTACCTGCTCCGGGAGCTGGATCAGGCCGAGGTTGACGCACTCATCCCTGTGATGGGCAAACCCCTGCTGGTCGTCTCCGGCATCGAGCAGATGATCGCCAATCCAGAAAGCGCGCCCGACATGGGGCTTGGCTTCGATCCCGCCAAAATTCCCGCCGGGATGGATGTTTTCAGCCTGCTGACACAGATGCCCGCCGCGCAACTTTCACAAATCAGTGCCCAGATTAACGAACAATTTGCCGCCCTCGGCGATAGCATGATCAACCAGATGGCGGTTAGCGCAGTCCGGGCTGAGTATGAAGCGATTGGCATGAATACGGCCAAATTGCAAACCAGCTATATTTTACGCATCGGCGGCACTATGCTGTTGATCTCGCTGCTTGGCGGAGCCTGTACAATTGCGGTTGGCTTCCTGGCTGCCCGCACTGCAGCGGGGGCCGCGCGCGATATTCGCAAAGATGCTTTCAAAAAAGTAGAAAGTTTCTCGAACACCGAGTTCGACAAATTTTCCACGGCATCCCTGATTACGCGTTCGACCAACGATGTCACTCAGGTACAGCATGTGATCTTCATGATCCAGCGTATGGTCTTCTTCGCCCCCATTATAGGTATTGGCGGCATCATTCGGGCGATTGATAAGGGGGCTGGCATGTGGTGGTTAATTGGCATTGCTGTACTGGCGCTGATCACCATCATCCTGACGATCTTCGCGATTGCCCTGCCGAAATTCAAAGTCGTCCAAAATTTAATTGACCGCCTAAATCTGGTGACGCGCGAAAATCTTTCCGGCATGATGGTGATCCGGGCTTTCAACAAACAAGCAGACGAAGCTGTGCGTTTTGACAAAGCGAACCGCGATCTAACCGATGTCAGCCTGTTCATTGCACGGGTAATGGTCACGATGATGCCATTGATGATGCTGTTGATGAATGTTCTCTCCGTAAGCATTATCTGGGTGGGTGCGCATCAAGTCGCTGAGGCGAATATGCAAGTGGGCGACATGATGGCTTTCCTGCAATATGCCATGCAGATTGTTTTTTCCTTCCTGATGATGTCGATGATGTTCATTTTTTTGCCTCGAGCAGCCGTATCGGGGGCGCGCATCGCCGATGTACTCGAAACGGAGACAAGCATCACCGACCCGCAAGAACCCCGGCAATTTACCGAACCATTCAAGGGCGAGATTGAATTCCGCGATGTTTCTTTCCGGTATCCCGGCGCGCTGGATGATGTGCTGCGTAATATCAGCTTTTCGGCCCGCCCCGGTGAGACAACCGCGTTTATTGGCTCCACTGGCTGCGGAAAATCTACCGTTGTAAATTTGATTCCGCGCTTTTACGATGTGACCGAAGGCGCCATCTATCTCGATGGCCTGGATATTCGTGAAGTGCGGCAGAGCGATCTGCGCGACAAGATTGGCTATGTGCCACAACAGGGCATGTTGTTCTCCGGGACGATTGAGAGCAACCTGCGCTATGCGGACCAAAACGCCAGCGATGAAGTTTTAGACGAAGCTACCGAAATCGCCCAGGCCACCGAGTTCATCGCGGCCAAAGCGGAAGGTCTCGAATCTGAGATTTCCCAGGGCGGCACGAACGTATCTGGCGGGCAGCGGCAGCGCCTAGCAATTGCACGCGCCCTGGTCAAGAAGCCGCCAATTTATATTTTCGACGACAGTTTTTCGGCGCTGGATTTCAAGACCGACTCCGCCTTGCGCAAGGCATTGAAGCAAAAAACGGGCGCTAGTACAGTACTGCTGGTCACCCAGCGCGTGGCAACCGTCAAAAATGCCAACCAGATTATTGTCCTCGATGAGGGGCGGGTAGTTGGAAAAGGTACACATAACGAGTTAATGAAAAACTGCGAAACGTATCAAGAAATTGCTACCTCGCAGTTAAGCAAGGAGGAGCTGGCATGA
- a CDS encoding MarR family transcriptional regulator: MSSADIFVNTLHQWIKIFMRRSMRNFLGYVRESGLSMSQLGALFHIHRMGSSGVTDLGDHLGVTSAAVSQMLERLVQQALISRTEDPNDRRVKQIVLTDKGCQILEESIRARQGWLDDLAVALSPAEKEQITAALNILIDKGESLGQTTEIPH, encoded by the coding sequence ATGTCATCTGCCGATATATTTGTAAATACGCTGCATCAATGGATCAAAATATTCATGCGCCGCTCGATGCGCAATTTTCTCGGCTACGTTCGAGAAAGCGGGCTTTCCATGTCGCAGCTTGGCGCTTTGTTCCATATTCACCGCATGGGCAGCAGCGGCGTCACCGACCTGGGCGATCATTTGGGCGTGACCAGCGCGGCCGTCAGCCAGATGCTGGAACGCCTGGTGCAACAGGCACTCATTTCGCGTACAGAAGACCCAAACGACCGGCGTGTCAAGCAAATCGTCCTCACCGATAAAGGTTGCCAGATACTCGAAGAGAGTATCCGCGCCCGCCAGGGCTGGCTCGATGATCTGGCTGTCGCGCTCTCGCCCGCCGAAAAAGAGCAAATTACCGCCGCGCTGAATATCCTGATCGACAAGGGGGAGTCGCTCGGCCAGACCACTGAAATCCCACACTAA
- a CDS encoding OsmC family protein: MDAKVTWHGRMSFTGTSDSGFEVPLGTDPGVGGDNDGFRPMELMALSLAGCTAMDVISILAKKRQEITAYDVRVSTERADQHPKVFTAATIEYHVTGKGIAEKAVLRAMELSAVRYCPAQGMLAQVMPIALKYFIYEEQDGGKAQLVTEGEYILPEAK; encoded by the coding sequence ATGGATGCAAAAGTAACCTGGCACGGTCGTATGAGCTTCACCGGAACATCCGATTCCGGCTTTGAAGTCCCCCTGGGCACAGACCCCGGCGTGGGCGGCGATAACGATGGTTTTCGCCCCATGGAGTTGATGGCCCTCAGCCTTGCGGGCTGCACGGCGATGGATGTAATTTCAATTTTAGCGAAAAAACGCCAGGAAATCACCGCCTACGATGTACGCGTCAGCACCGAGCGCGCCGATCAGCACCCCAAAGTTTTCACTGCCGCCACAATTGAATATCATGTCACTGGCAAGGGCATCGCCGAAAAAGCCGTTCTGCGCGCCATGGAGCTTTCTGCCGTGCGCTACTGCCCGGCGCAGGGCATGTTGGCTCAGGTTATGCCCATCGCCCTGAAATACTTCATCTACGAAGAGCAAGACGGTGGCAAAGCCCAACTCGTCACCGAGGGTGAATACATCCTGCCAGAAGCAAAATAA
- a CDS encoding TlpA family protein disulfide reductase: MANRRRKSKSSNALPLIIVGTGLILLAIAGAFLRPKLTSSAADSSAGSSGASSIPAAVNYPAPELILADVNGVPVALEDYRGGIVLVNNWATWCPPCRAEMPELEAFFETHRDENFTLIGISAGDTASQVEEFIAQNGITFPMWLDADGAALRAFKNNSLPSSYVIDSTGTVRLAWTGAISLEMLEKHVTPLLSE, translated from the coding sequence ATGGCAAACCGAAGACGCAAAAGCAAATCAAGCAATGCCCTGCCGTTGATAATTGTCGGCACGGGATTAATTCTTCTGGCGATTGCGGGCGCTTTTTTGCGCCCCAAGCTGACCAGTAGCGCCGCGGATTCATCTGCGGGAAGCAGCGGCGCCTCGTCCATCCCGGCGGCGGTCAACTATCCGGCCCCGGAGTTGATTCTGGCAGACGTCAACGGGGTGCCTGTCGCGCTGGAGGATTATCGCGGCGGTATCGTGCTGGTCAACAACTGGGCTACCTGGTGCCCGCCCTGCCGCGCCGAAATGCCCGAATTAGAAGCTTTCTTTGAAACCCACCGCGATGAAAACTTCACCCTGATCGGCATTAGCGCGGGCGATACAGCCAGCCAGGTAGAAGAATTTATCGCCCAGAACGGCATCACCTTCCCCATGTGGCTGGACGCCGACGGCGCAGCCCTGCGCGCTTTCAAAAACAACAGCCTGCCCAGCTCCTACGTCATCGATTCCACCGGAACCGTGCGCCTGGCCTGGACGGGCGCCATCAGCCTGGAAATGCTGGAAAAGCACGTCACGCCTTTGTTGAGTGAATAA
- a CDS encoding TlpA family protein disulfide reductase: MTNPSDYPYEERWKPKRFWTLQKALIGAAVVAVVLFIGLNLIPQWLAPSPSGPTPTPAYIEYGSRRVPSVIPQVVEFPAPALELVDQTGAAASLDDYRGQVLLLNMWATWCPGCVAEMPELEAYYQARQADGLLVIGLNAEDSADDMEAFRQKMGLSFPLWRDAKKHIYNAFNNNHLPSSYVVDRTGTIRLAWYGPISLEILEEFVTPLLQE; the protein is encoded by the coding sequence ATGACGAATCCATCCGACTACCCTTATGAAGAACGCTGGAAGCCCAAACGCTTCTGGACCCTGCAAAAAGCGCTGATCGGTGCGGCGGTTGTGGCGGTAGTCCTGTTCATTGGGTTGAATCTGATCCCCCAATGGCTGGCACCCAGCCCCTCAGGTCCGACCCCGACGCCCGCTTATATCGAATACGGCTCGCGGCGCGTCCCATCGGTGATCCCGCAAGTAGTTGAATTCCCCGCTCCGGCGCTGGAACTCGTCGATCAAACTGGCGCCGCGGCCTCGCTGGATGATTATCGCGGCCAGGTGCTGCTGCTGAATATGTGGGCTACCTGGTGCCCCGGCTGCGTGGCCGAAATGCCCGAACTGGAAGCCTACTACCAGGCCAGGCAAGCCGATGGCCTGCTGGTGATCGGCCTGAACGCCGAAGATTCTGCCGACGATATGGAGGCCTTCCGCCAAAAAATGGGGCTGAGTTTTCCCCTCTGGCGGGATGCGAAAAAACATATCTACAATGCTTTCAACAATAATCATTTGCCAAGTTCGTATGTTGTGGATCGCACCGGCACTATACGGCTGGCCTGGTACGGCCCTATCAGCCTTGAAATATTGGAAGAATTTGTAACCCCTCTCCTGCAAGAGTAA
- a CDS encoding NrdH-redoxin, with product MTTKTETKKKQPRVIMFSTPTCSYCKTAKQYFRQKGVRFKNVDVSRDQTAARDMLRRSGQQGVPQILIGNKIIVGFDRPKIDKLLDL from the coding sequence ATGACAACAAAAACCGAAACCAAGAAAAAACAACCCCGCGTCATTATGTTCAGTACACCCACTTGCTCCTACTGCAAAACGGCTAAACAATATTTCCGCCAAAAAGGCGTGCGCTTCAAAAATGTGGATGTTTCACGCGACCAAACCGCCGCCCGCGATATGCTGCGCCGCAGCGGTCAGCAGGGCGTGCCCCAAATCTTAATCGGCAACAAAATCATCGTTGGCTTTGACCGCCCAAAAATCGACAAGTTGCTGGACCTGTAA
- a CDS encoding zf-HC2 domain-containing protein: MIQHDYHNHQDCFHLLDSLSDYVDGELRLELCNEIERHIADCEDCRIVVDTYKKTVYLYHETTAEPEIPSDVRLRLFRRLNLEDFLENSVGEAQE; this comes from the coding sequence ATGATACAACACGATTATCACAATCATCAAGATTGCTTCCATCTCCTCGATTCGCTCTCCGACTATGTGGACGGCGAACTGAGGCTAGAACTATGTAACGAAATTGAGCGCCACATCGCCGATTGCGAAGACTGCCGCATTGTTGTAGATACCTACAAAAAGACGGTCTATCTTTACCACGAAACTACCGCAGAACCCGAAATCCCTTCGGATGTGCGCCTGCGCCTTTTCCGCCGCCTGAACCTGGAAGATTTTCTGGAAAATTCAGTGGGAGAAGCGCAAGAATAG
- a CDS encoding sigma-70 family RNA polymerase sigma factor, translating to MEALQNGDQAEFARVVEAYSGYIYRLALKMLHNPQDAEDVLQDTFIKAFHALPKFQGQSKVSTWLYRIATNEALMFLRKKRPDPVSVESPQQNNNDETARPLQIVDWCCLPEDELVSDEARKQLDRSITQLPESLKLAFVLRDIEGLSTRETAEVLEISETAVKTRLHRARMNLRESLTAYYQGQVPESV from the coding sequence TTGGAAGCACTTCAAAACGGCGATCAGGCTGAGTTTGCCCGCGTGGTAGAAGCCTATTCTGGGTATATCTATCGCCTGGCATTGAAAATGCTGCACAATCCACAAGACGCTGAAGATGTGCTTCAAGATACGTTTATCAAAGCCTTTCATGCGTTGCCAAAATTTCAGGGACAGTCGAAAGTATCAACCTGGTTGTATCGCATTGCAACCAATGAAGCCCTGATGTTTTTGCGCAAGAAACGGCCTGATCCTGTTTCTGTGGAATCGCCGCAACAAAATAACAATGATGAAACTGCCAGGCCATTGCAAATCGTCGATTGGTGCTGCCTGCCTGAAGATGAGTTAGTCAGCGACGAAGCCCGCAAACAACTGGATCGTAGCATCACCCAGTTACCAGAAAGTCTCAAGCTAGCGTTTGTCTTACGCGATATTGAAGGGCTTTCAACCCGCGAAACCGCCGAAGTCCTGGAAATTAGCGAAACCGCTGTAAAAACTCGCCTGCACCGTGCCCGCATGAATTTACGCGAAAGCCTGACCGCCTATTATCAGGGCCAGGTTCCAGAAAGCGTATAA
- a CDS encoding heavy-metal-associated domain-containing protein, with amino-acid sequence MTVLTLELPAMYGDHHVVEVRRILLELKGVEDVYASSGFRAAEITYNAKKVTKQDIIAKLEEVGYIGELSIPEETDVPANESEVKDLFFRHTEAYAQTNRVVSFEQNVGHAGRALWPCPGMAPITSMEEE; translated from the coding sequence ATGACTGTACTAACACTTGAACTCCCCGCCATGTATGGGGATCACCATGTCGTTGAAGTCAGGCGAATTTTGCTTGAACTCAAGGGTGTGGAAGATGTCTATGCCAGCAGCGGCTTCCGCGCTGCCGAGATCACCTATAACGCCAAAAAGGTTACCAAGCAAGATATTATTGCAAAGCTTGAAGAGGTTGGCTATATCGGTGAATTGTCGATTCCGGAAGAGACCGATGTGCCAGCCAATGAAAGTGAAGTAAAAGACCTGTTCTTCCGGCACACGGAAGCTTATGCTCAAACCAACCGAGTGGTCAGCTTTGAGCAAAATGTTGGTCATGCAGGCCGCGCTTTATGGCCGTGCCCTGGCATGGCACCAATTACTAGTATGGAAGAGGAATAA
- the cooS gene encoding anaerobic carbon-monoxide dehydrogenase catalytic subunit: protein MAKKKRTPQEFSTDPAAQEMLIRAEELGIGTAFTRADDMAPCNIGSAGMCCKICGMGPCRLTKDGSTGICGATIDTIQARNLIRAIAAGAAAHSDHGRDMAFTLKAAANGEAEGYYIRDVAKLRTVAGYYDIEVDGRSPEEVANELADLYIAQFGQQKGVIAPIRRAPEKRQKIWEEQGVLPRGVDRETVEALHRTHIGDDQDPEHILQHAIKTALADGWGGSLIATDVSDILFGTPAPILGQANLGVLKADMVNVVVHGHEPTLSEMIVAASQTPEIIEYAKAAGAKGVQLSGICCTANEILMRQGIPAAGNFLQQELSIMTGAVEAMVVDVQCIMQALVGLAENFHTKIITTSPKVKLKGATHIQFDEHHALTIAKNILKEAIDNFKNRGSIQIPDVREDLIPGFSHEYINYMLGGSYRSSFRPLNDAIMSGRIRGVAAIVGCNNPRSQHDYLHTYVTKEMLKQDVLVVETGCGAIASAKLGLLLGEAGLDQVGPGLKEVCEAIGIPPVLHMGSCVDNTRILTVLTQIVEEGGLGDDIDQVPAVGLAPEWMSEKALSIGTYCVASGAYVIFGGSSPVGGMPDKVSDSSLVSGLISEGWEKLYGGKLEFIPDPDEMIKATLEHIDKKRAALGLPEYDPKRFGESGDARMLELEGLPLSERKAAIYGLPVAGD from the coding sequence ATGGCGAAGAAAAAACGAACCCCCCAGGAATTCAGCACTGATCCGGCTGCACAGGAGATGCTCATTCGAGCGGAAGAGTTAGGTATTGGTACGGCATTTACTCGCGCCGATGATATGGCCCCTTGTAATATCGGTAGTGCGGGGATGTGCTGTAAAATTTGCGGCATGGGGCCTTGTCGTCTGACCAAAGATGGCTCCACGGGCATCTGCGGGGCAACCATTGATACTATCCAGGCCCGCAACCTGATCCGCGCCATCGCTGCCGGAGCCGCGGCACACTCGGATCATGGCCGCGACATGGCCTTTACGCTCAAAGCAGCCGCCAATGGCGAAGCCGAAGGTTACTATATCCGTGACGTTGCCAAGCTGCGCACCGTTGCAGGTTACTACGATATTGAAGTTGACGGCCGCTCGCCCGAAGAGGTTGCCAACGAGTTGGCCGATCTGTATATTGCGCAATTCGGTCAGCAAAAAGGTGTTATCGCTCCGATTCGCCGTGCACCCGAAAAACGCCAAAAAATTTGGGAAGAACAGGGTGTTCTGCCGCGCGGCGTTGATCGTGAAACCGTTGAAGCGCTGCATCGCACGCATATCGGCGACGACCAGGACCCTGAGCATATTCTGCAGCACGCCATCAAAACCGCGCTTGCCGATGGCTGGGGTGGAAGCCTGATTGCCACGGATGTCTCCGATATTCTCTTCGGAACCCCCGCTCCCATTTTGGGACAGGCTAATCTCGGTGTACTGAAAGCAGATATGGTCAACGTCGTTGTCCACGGGCACGAGCCTACTCTCAGCGAGATGATTGTGGCCGCTTCGCAGACCCCTGAGATTATCGAATATGCCAAAGCCGCCGGCGCCAAAGGCGTGCAGCTTTCCGGTATCTGCTGTACAGCCAATGAGATTCTCATGCGCCAGGGCATCCCGGCGGCAGGTAACTTCCTGCAGCAGGAACTCTCCATTATGACCGGCGCGGTCGAGGCGATGGTTGTGGATGTGCAGTGCATTATGCAAGCTCTGGTCGGCCTGGCCGAAAATTTCCACACCAAGATCATTACTACTTCACCCAAAGTTAAACTCAAAGGCGCAACGCATATTCAATTCGACGAGCATCATGCGCTGACGATTGCCAAGAATATCCTAAAGGAAGCCATTGATAACTTCAAAAACCGTGGCTCCATTCAAATCCCCGATGTACGCGAAGACCTGATTCCTGGTTTCTCGCATGAATATATCAACTATATGTTGGGCGGCTCCTACCGCTCATCATTCCGCCCGTTGAATGATGCCATCATGTCTGGCCGTATCCGCGGCGTGGCCGCTATTGTGGGCTGCAACAACCCGCGCAGCCAGCATGATTACCTGCACACCTACGTCACCAAAGAAATGCTCAAACAAGACGTATTGGTTGTCGAAACTGGCTGCGGCGCGATTGCCAGCGCCAAATTGGGTTTGCTGCTTGGTGAAGCTGGTCTTGACCAGGTTGGCCCCGGATTGAAAGAAGTTTGCGAAGCCATCGGTATTCCGCCGGTGTTGCATATGGGATCGTGCGTGGATAACACCCGCATCCTCACCGTACTAACCCAGATTGTGGAAGAAGGTGGCCTGGGCGACGATATTGACCAGGTCCCAGCGGTGGGCTTGGCCCCTGAGTGGATGAGCGAAAAAGCGCTCTCGATTGGTACCTACTGCGTGGCCTCGGGTGCGTATGTCATCTTCGGCGGATCATCCCCAGTGGGCGGTATGCCCGATAAAGTCTCGGACAGCAGTCTTGTTTCCGGCTTGATTAGTGAAGGCTGGGAGAAACTTTACGGCGGCAAGCTGGAATTCATCCCCGATCCCGATGAAATGATCAAAGCCACCCTCGAGCATATCGACAAGAAACGCGCCGCCCTGGGGCTGCCCGAATATGATCCCAAGCGCTTTGGCGAGAGCGGTGATGCCCGCATGTTGGAACTGGAAGGCTTGCCGCTTTCTGAGCGCAAAGCAGCTATCTATGGTTTACCCGTTGCTGGAGACTAA